A window of Corallococcus macrosporus DSM 14697 contains these coding sequences:
- a CDS encoding general secretion pathway protein GspK: MPLSFFQQPRRRPRKSLPPAARRERRSRGVALIIAIVSIAILTVIATDFAYNSRVDLQLAANQRDEVRAYYLARSGISLSRLLLRFQKQVDQTPIPNPAAILGQLGIGGTPQAGQVQPSSLNIQLFKMARVDCHMLRGLVKNDGAGAGELSALEPAEDDNFKLDDEETDPAAREVASQMTLRSFGGFEGCFLATITDEEEKLNVHRLIAGAGDARPTALRLMDMMSDPRFEFLWERDDANKVRSTPQDVLLALKDWADDDKTGSAFNPVDPVNPLPGGFSDEGAAYSRYEPGYQPKNARFDSVDELYRVHGVNDQFMAAFKDRLTVYPDMNRRPNINTDDPVMMGLAIMSVADQTRPDPRLRDPVFLNELIERVRAARMFSFFGMSVQDFVAVVEAAGILVDPAVKANVAGNRLVGDKSQTFTIKSVGEAGSVQKTLTAVIRLDDTLGRLLYWREE; encoded by the coding sequence ATGCCCCTGTCCTTCTTCCAGCAGCCGCGCCGGCGGCCCCGCAAGTCCCTGCCCCCCGCGGCGCGGCGGGAGCGGCGCTCGCGCGGCGTGGCGCTCATCATCGCCATTGTCTCCATCGCCATCCTGACGGTGATCGCCACCGACTTCGCCTACAACAGCCGGGTGGACCTGCAGCTCGCGGCCAACCAGCGGGACGAGGTGCGCGCCTACTACCTGGCGCGCTCGGGCATCTCCCTGTCACGGCTGCTGCTGCGCTTCCAGAAGCAGGTGGACCAGACGCCCATCCCCAACCCGGCGGCCATCCTGGGGCAGTTGGGCATCGGCGGCACGCCGCAGGCCGGCCAGGTGCAGCCCTCCTCGCTCAACATCCAGCTCTTCAAGATGGCGCGCGTGGACTGCCACATGCTCCGGGGCCTGGTGAAGAACGACGGCGCGGGGGCCGGAGAGCTGTCCGCGCTGGAGCCCGCCGAGGACGACAACTTCAAGCTGGATGACGAGGAGACGGACCCGGCCGCGCGCGAGGTGGCCTCGCAGATGACCCTGCGCTCCTTCGGCGGCTTCGAGGGCTGCTTCCTGGCCACCATCACCGACGAGGAAGAGAAGCTCAACGTGCACCGGCTCATCGCGGGCGCGGGCGACGCGCGGCCCACCGCGCTGCGGCTGATGGACATGATGTCGGACCCGCGCTTCGAGTTCCTCTGGGAGCGGGATGACGCCAACAAGGTGCGCAGCACGCCCCAGGACGTCCTGCTGGCCCTCAAGGACTGGGCGGACGACGACAAGACAGGCTCGGCCTTCAACCCGGTGGACCCGGTGAACCCGCTGCCGGGAGGGTTCTCGGATGAAGGCGCGGCCTACAGCCGTTATGAACCCGGCTACCAGCCGAAGAACGCGCGCTTCGACAGCGTGGACGAGCTGTACCGGGTCCACGGCGTCAATGACCAGTTCATGGCGGCGTTCAAGGACCGGCTCACCGTCTACCCGGACATGAACCGGCGGCCCAACATCAACACCGACGACCCGGTGATGATGGGGCTGGCCATCATGTCGGTGGCGGACCAGACGCGGCCGGACCCGCGCCTGAGGGATCCGGTGTTCCTCAACGAGCTCATCGAGCGCGTGCGCGCCGCGCGCATGTTCAGCTTCTTCGGCATGTCCGTGCAGGACTTCGTGGCGGTGGTGGAGGCGGCGGGCATCCTGGTGGACCCGGCCGTGAAGGCCAACGTCGCGGGCAACCGGCTCGTGGGCGACAAGAGTCAGACCTTCACCATCAAATCTGTGGGAGAAGCGGGCAGCGTGCAGAAGACGCTGACCGCCGTCATCCGGCTCGACGACACCCTGGGCCGGCTCCTGTACTGGAGAGAGGAATAG
- a CDS encoding type II secretion system protein GspJ, with protein MRRRTRGFTLMEVMVAVAITALMGTVVAMAFQTGLTAKETVEVDADRYRQVRVAMNRMAREIGSAYVSDRYDATRFRDQNDRPTNFVGERDKLLFTTFSHQRLYTDVKESDQAIVEYFVESSEDREARGRQDLKRRVNPNIDERMDQGGHVDVLFEGVKELEFEYWDSEKKEWDDEWDTRRTERKSILPTRVRVTVTAVDETGKEARYVTQARIMLNTELPRY; from the coding sequence ATGCGCCGCCGCACGCGAGGCTTCACGCTGATGGAGGTGATGGTGGCCGTCGCCATCACCGCGCTCATGGGCACGGTGGTGGCCATGGCCTTCCAGACGGGCCTGACGGCCAAGGAGACGGTGGAGGTGGACGCGGACCGCTACCGGCAGGTCCGCGTGGCCATGAACCGCATGGCGCGCGAGATTGGCTCCGCCTACGTCAGCGACCGCTACGACGCCACCCGCTTCCGGGACCAGAATGACAGGCCCACCAACTTCGTGGGCGAGCGCGACAAGCTGCTGTTCACCACGTTCTCCCACCAGCGCCTGTACACGGACGTGAAGGAGTCCGACCAGGCCATCGTCGAGTACTTCGTGGAGTCGTCGGAGGACCGGGAGGCCCGCGGCCGGCAGGACCTCAAGCGGCGCGTCAACCCGAACATCGACGAGCGCATGGACCAGGGCGGGCACGTGGACGTGCTCTTCGAGGGCGTGAAGGAGCTGGAGTTCGAGTACTGGGATTCGGAGAAGAAGGAGTGGGATGACGAGTGGGACACGCGGCGGACGGAGCGCAAGTCCATCCTGCCCACCCGGGTGCGCGTCACGGTGACGGCCGTGGACGAAACCGGCAAGGAGGCCCGTTACGTCACCCAGGCCCGAATCATGCTCAACACGGAGCTGCCGAGGTACTGA
- a CDS encoding type IV pilus modification PilV family protein, which yields MKRAQGFTLLEVVVALAILGMALMAIFDLNAGAVANHVYTKRLTVASLLARSKMTDLEQDLYDDGFSMDDEEESGDFSDEGWTQFKWRARIIAPKTDGVTPDQLIGAIFNLPIGDSGGDDPLSGLAGLFGGGAGGKDGASSGGPQAAGLGGMGGAAMGMAQPMFTQMVEQITQTVREVHLTVYWQEGTQVESIDLVTHIVSLGPGSDRNGGAAGGQGIGSDNQWVTQDGRPVPNPIPGPNGTMLDPATRQPLRRMGDAQQDLGRRGNMGGGLLGNPLRGLRGNQ from the coding sequence ATGAAGCGCGCCCAGGGGTTCACGCTGCTGGAGGTGGTGGTGGCGCTCGCCATCCTCGGGATGGCGCTGATGGCCATCTTCGACCTCAACGCCGGCGCGGTGGCCAACCACGTCTACACCAAGCGCCTCACCGTGGCGTCGCTGCTGGCCCGCTCGAAGATGACGGACCTGGAGCAGGACCTCTACGATGACGGCTTCAGCATGGACGACGAGGAGGAGTCCGGGGACTTCTCCGACGAGGGCTGGACGCAGTTCAAGTGGCGCGCGCGCATCATCGCGCCCAAGACGGACGGCGTGACGCCGGACCAGCTCATTGGCGCCATCTTCAACCTGCCCATTGGCGACAGCGGCGGTGATGACCCGCTGTCCGGGCTGGCGGGCCTCTTCGGCGGCGGCGCCGGCGGCAAGGACGGGGCGTCCTCCGGCGGGCCCCAGGCCGCGGGCCTGGGCGGCATGGGCGGCGCGGCCATGGGCATGGCCCAGCCCATGTTCACGCAGATGGTGGAGCAGATCACCCAGACGGTCCGCGAGGTGCACCTCACCGTCTACTGGCAGGAAGGCACCCAGGTGGAGAGCATCGACCTGGTGACGCACATCGTGTCGCTGGGGCCCGGCTCGGACCGCAACGGCGGCGCCGCCGGGGGGCAGGGTATCGGCTCCGACAACCAGTGGGTGACGCAGGACGGGCGGCCGGTGCCCAACCCCATCCCCGGCCCCAACGGCACCATGCTGGACCCGGCGACGCGGCAGCCCCTGCGCCGGATGGGGGACGCGCAGCAGGACCTGGGGCGCCGGGGCAACATGGGCGGCGGCCTGCTGGGCAACCCGCTGCGTGGACTCCGGGGGAATCAATGA
- a CDS encoding prepilin-type N-terminal cleavage/methylation domain-containing protein: MTKRSHRHQRGLTLIEISIAIIIVAMLFSAAVMGIGSITGAKAKGSAGELAGLIRSLYDSAALRGHTCRLVFEIPDPKSEQATRYHAECAEGAVTTARDRDEALREENSERERAARNRGSGRDERRSYLGGGSGTNAPSAQELLEGEKLRVENAARFSSYTSEEVPARELPADVKVSVWTRNQRQPVESGVAYLYFFPQGYTEKAYVYVQQGDNVWTLDVSPLTGKVQIVAEALEVPR, translated from the coding sequence ATGACGAAGCGGAGCCACCGCCATCAGCGCGGCCTGACGCTCATCGAAATCTCCATCGCCATCATCATCGTCGCGATGCTGTTCTCCGCGGCGGTGATGGGCATTGGCTCCATCACCGGCGCCAAGGCCAAGGGCAGCGCGGGCGAGCTGGCGGGCCTCATCCGCTCGCTCTACGACTCGGCGGCGCTGCGCGGGCACACGTGCCGGCTCGTCTTCGAGATTCCCGACCCCAAGAGCGAGCAGGCCACGCGCTACCACGCCGAGTGCGCCGAGGGCGCCGTCACCACCGCGAGGGACCGCGACGAGGCGCTGCGCGAGGAGAACAGCGAGCGCGAGCGCGCCGCGCGCAACCGGGGCAGCGGCCGTGACGAGCGGCGCAGCTACCTGGGCGGCGGCAGCGGCACCAACGCCCCCAGCGCGCAGGAGCTGCTGGAGGGCGAGAAGCTGCGCGTGGAGAACGCGGCCAGGTTCTCCTCGTACACGTCCGAGGAGGTCCCCGCGCGCGAGCTGCCGGCGGACGTCAAGGTCTCCGTCTGGACGCGCAACCAGCGCCAGCCGGTGGAGAGCGGCGTGGCGTACCTCTACTTCTTCCCGCAGGGCTACACGGAGAAGGCCTACGTGTACGTGCAGCAGGGAGACAACGTGTGGACCCTGGACGTCTCTCCCCTCACCGGCAAGGTGCAGATTGTCGCCGAGGCGCTGGAGGTGCCGCGATGA
- a CDS encoding type II secretion system protein GspG: MNEHDAIPSPTPSHEGQDRRRLLGRLLLGFVFVAATGLAFTLVYVTEDRTLDASQRRARTDIRKLEGMFKSHHRLMGRFPTQEEGFTPLIQARLLERVPVDPWGHPYVYWMNGSTGAVVSYGADGKPGGAGLDADLSSGGVLAAGWGEP; encoded by the coding sequence ATGAACGAGCACGACGCCATTCCATCCCCCACGCCCTCGCACGAGGGGCAGGACCGCCGCCGTCTCCTGGGGCGGCTGCTGCTCGGCTTCGTCTTCGTGGCCGCCACGGGGCTCGCCTTCACGCTCGTCTACGTGACGGAGGACCGGACGCTGGACGCCAGCCAGCGCCGGGCGCGCACGGACATCCGCAAGCTGGAGGGCATGTTCAAGTCCCACCACCGGCTGATGGGCCGCTTCCCCACCCAGGAGGAGGGCTTCACGCCGCTCATCCAGGCCCGCCTGCTGGAGCGCGTGCCGGTGGACCCCTGGGGCCACCCGTACGTGTACTGGATGAACGGGTCCACGGGCGCCGTCGTGTCCTACGGGGCGGACGGCAAGCCGGGCGGCGCGGGGCTGGACGCGGACCTGAGCAGCGGCGGCGTGCTGGCCGCCGGCTGGGGGGAGCCATGA
- the gspG gene encoding type II secretion system major pseudopilin GspG, whose protein sequence is MRQSQKQQRKQRRNRGMTLIEIMVVITILGLIAAAVGVAVIPQLEAARRDRAALDIKNIQGAMKLYYTKKGKYPDTASGLQALVEAQALEQMPTDPWNNEYVYINEGGKPVIISYGADGASGGEGNDADISSADAATANK, encoded by the coding sequence ATGCGCCAGAGCCAGAAGCAGCAGAGGAAGCAGCGCCGCAACCGCGGCATGACGCTCATCGAAATCATGGTGGTCATCACCATCCTCGGCCTCATCGCCGCGGCGGTGGGCGTGGCCGTCATCCCGCAGCTCGAGGCCGCCCGGAGAGACCGCGCCGCGCTGGACATCAAGAACATCCAGGGCGCGATGAAGCTCTACTACACGAAGAAGGGGAAGTACCCGGACACGGCCTCTGGCCTGCAGGCGCTGGTGGAGGCGCAGGCGCTGGAGCAGATGCCCACGGACCCCTGGAACAACGAGTACGTCTACATCAACGAGGGCGGCAAGCCCGTCATCATCTCCTACGGCGCGGACGGCGCCTCCGGCGGCGAGGGCAACGACGCGGACATCTCGTCCGCGGACGCGGCCACCGCGAACAAGTAG
- the gspF gene encoding type II secretion system inner membrane protein GspF — translation MPVFEYRGLNSAGKQIKGLLEADSPKTLRSKLRADGIFLTDVLAQAEGSRAAVAKGSNAALVARDIDLRKLGRGRVNTDDVAIFTRQLSTLLGAGVTLVESLSALVDQVEKERFKRALSDIKQRVNEGSSLADAMGQHPKIFPSIYVNMVRAGEASGALDAVLTRLADFTENQARLQQKILSTMLYPAIMMVVGGGILVALMVFVVPKVTKIFETMKATLPLSTRFLIASSNFFQSWWFILLPAMALAGVLFVRWTKSPSGKPKWDRFTLKAPVVGNLVRLLSISRFARTLSTLLKSGVPLLAAMDIVKAIMTNTVLAEVIEKARDSIREGESIANPLKRSGEFPPLVYHMVAIGERSGQLEEMLTSVADNYETQVNVRISALTSLLEPLLIVVMGAVIAFVALSILMPILQVNSAIR, via the coding sequence ATGCCGGTCTTCGAGTACAGAGGTCTCAATTCCGCGGGCAAGCAGATCAAGGGCCTGCTCGAGGCGGACTCCCCCAAGACGCTGCGGTCCAAGCTGCGCGCCGACGGCATCTTCCTCACGGACGTGCTGGCCCAGGCCGAGGGCAGCCGCGCCGCCGTGGCCAAGGGCAGCAACGCGGCGCTGGTGGCGCGCGACATCGACCTGCGCAAGCTGGGCCGGGGCCGCGTCAACACCGACGACGTGGCCATCTTCACCCGGCAGCTCTCCACGCTGCTGGGCGCGGGCGTCACGCTGGTGGAGTCGCTCAGCGCGCTGGTGGACCAGGTGGAGAAGGAGCGCTTCAAGCGCGCCCTCTCCGACATCAAGCAGCGCGTCAATGAAGGCTCGTCCCTGGCGGACGCCATGGGCCAGCACCCCAAGATCTTCCCCAGCATCTACGTGAACATGGTGCGCGCGGGCGAGGCCTCCGGCGCGCTGGACGCGGTGCTCACGCGCCTGGCGGACTTCACGGAGAACCAGGCCCGGCTGCAGCAGAAGATCCTCAGCACCATGCTCTACCCCGCCATCATGATGGTGGTGGGCGGCGGCATCCTCGTGGCCCTCATGGTCTTCGTGGTGCCGAAGGTGACCAAGATTTTCGAGACGATGAAGGCCACGCTGCCCTTGAGCACGCGCTTCCTCATCGCCTCCAGCAACTTCTTCCAGAGCTGGTGGTTCATCCTGCTGCCGGCCATGGCGCTGGCGGGCGTGCTCTTCGTGCGCTGGACGAAGAGCCCGTCGGGCAAGCCCAAGTGGGACCGCTTCACGCTCAAGGCCCCCGTGGTGGGCAACCTGGTGCGCCTCCTGTCCATCTCCCGCTTCGCCCGCACGCTGTCCACGCTGCTCAAGAGCGGCGTCCCGCTGCTGGCCGCCATGGACATCGTCAAGGCCATCATGACCAACACCGTGCTGGCGGAGGTCATCGAGAAGGCCCGGGACTCCATCCGCGAGGGCGAGAGCATCGCCAACCCGCTGAAGCGCTCAGGGGAGTTCCCTCCGCTGGTGTACCACATGGTCGCCATTGGTGAGCGCTCCGGCCAGCTGGAGGAGATGCTCACCAGCGTGGCGGACAACTACGAGACGCAGGTGAACGTGCGCATCAGCGCCCTCACCTCGCTCCTGGAGCCCCTCCTCATCGTGGTGATGGGCGCGGTGATTGCATTCGTCGCGCTCTCCATCCTGATGCCGATTCTGCAGGTGAACTCGGCCATCCGGTGA